The window CTATCACCACGGTCTCGAGGTGGGCAGCAAGGCCGAGCTTATCGCGGCTATCTCGCAGATGCGCGACTACGAAGCCTGCCTTGTCTGCAACGGCTACAAGGATGAGGAATTCATAGACCTTGGCCTGCATGCCATGCGCATGGGCTTCAACTGCATCTTCGTACTCGAAATGCCGTGGGAGCTTTCCAGCATCCTCAGCCGTGCCGAGCAGCTCGGCGTAGACCCGCAGATCGGCGTCCGCGTGAAGCTGGCTGCCAAGGGCAGCGGACACTGGGCGGAATCCGGCGGCGAACGTTCGTCGTTCGGCCTTTCCCTGTCCCAGATCATGGATGTGGTGGATACCCTGCGCGGCATGGACAAGCTGCATTGCCTGAAGCTTCTGCACTACCACCTCGGGTCCCAGATTCCGAACATCCGCGACATCCGCACAGCCGTGCAGGAAGCCTCGCGCGTGTACGCCGAACTGGTGGCCGAAGGTGCCGCCATGGGATACATCGACCTCGGCGGCGGTCTCGCCGTTGACTACGATGGTTCCCACACCAACTACGTCTCCAGCCGCAACTATACGCTGGACGAATACTGCACCGACATCGTGGAAGCGGTCATGACCACGCTTGATGCGCGCGGCATGCCCCACCCCCACATCATCACGGAATCCGGCCGCGCCACCGTGGCCTACTACTCCGCACTGCTCTTCAACATCCTTGACGTGTCCACCGTGGAAGACGGCCGCATCCCCGAAACGATGCCCGCCGACCTGCCGGAACCCATCAAGAACCTGTTTGAAGCACACAAGAGCCTTTCGCTGCGCAACGTACAGGAATGTTACAACGACGCCCTGTACTACCGCGACGAAACACGACGCATGTTCCTTGACGGACGCGTCACCCTGCGCGAGCGCACCCTCGGTGACAACCTCTTCTGGGGCATCATCAAGGGCGTTGCCGCTCTCAAGGACCAGCTCAAGCATATCCCCAAGGATATGGAAGAAATTGATGTCGCCCTTGCGGACATCTACTACGCCAACTTCAGCGTCTTCCAGTCCCTGCCGGATGCCTGGGCCATCGATCAGCTGTTCCCCATCATGCCCGTGCACAGGCTGAATGAACTGCCCTCGCGGCAGGCCATCATCAGTGACATTACCTGTGACTCCGACGGCAAGATAGATCAGTTCATCGACCCGCAGGGCAAAAAGCGAGTGCTCGACCTGCATCCCATGAACAACGGCGACGACTACTATCTCGGCGCGTTCCTCGTGGGTGCATATCAGGAAACGCTGGGCGACCTGCACAACCTGTTCGGCGATACCAACGTCGTCAGCGTGCGCGTCTACCCCGACGGTTCCTACGAGTTCGTCCGCGAAATTCAGGGCGATACGGTAGCGGAACTGCTGGAATACGTTGAATACGAACCCCGCCGCATCATGGAAGACCTGCGTTCCCTCGCGGAGCAGGCCGTGCGCAGCGGACGTATTACTCCGGCAGAGCGGTTCAGTATTCTCCAGGCCTTCGAATTGGGCCTGCGCGGATACACCTATTTCGAAAGCTAACAGGCCGCGACACAAAAGCACCGGCCGGCAACACCCAAGACTGCGCCCTGACATGTGACGTCAGGCCGTACTCTATGTGCTTGCCCGTGCGTTTTCCGTCACGACCTGCTACAATATCTTATAGTTTAAGCGTCAGGGACGAACAGGTCCCGAAGGAGACAGCCAATGGCAAAAGTACTGATCATCGGCGCCGGTGGCGTGGGCGGCGTTTGCGTCCACAAATGTGCACAGGTATCCGAAGTCTTCACTGACATCGTGCTCGCATCCCGCACCCTGTCCAAGTGCGACGCCATCGCCGCTTCCGTGAAGCGCAAGACCGGGCGCACCATCACCACCGCCCAGGTGGACGCGGACAACGTGCCCGAACTGGTGCAGCTCATCAACGCTCACAAGCCCGACATCGTGGTCAACCTGGCCCTGCCCTATCAGGACCTGACCATCATGGACGCCTGCCTCGAAACCGGCGTGCCCTACCTCGACACCGCCAACTACGAACCGCTCGATGAAGCCAAGTTCGAATACAAGTGGCAGTGGGCCTATCAGGACCGTTTCAAGGACGCAGGCCTCATGGCCCTGCTCGGCTCCGGCTTCGACCCCGGCGTAACCAACGTGTACTGCGCCTATGCCATGAAGCACCTCTTTGACGAGATGCACGAACTGGACATCATCGACTGCAACGCAGGCGACCACGGCCACCCCTTCGCCACCAACTTCAACCCGGAAATCAACATCCGTGAAGTGACCGCGCGCGGCCGCTACTGGGAACGCGGCGAGTGGGTGGAAACCGACCCCCTCAGCTGGTCCATGATGTACAACTTCCCCGAAGGCATCGGCCCCAAGAAGTGCTTCCTCATGTACCATGAAGAGCTCGAATCCCTCGTCATGAACATCAAGGGACTCAAGCGCGCCCGCTTCTGGATGACCTTCTCCGACAACTACCTCAACCACCTGCGTGTGCTTGAAAATATCGGCATGACCGGCATCGAGCCTGTGGAGCACAACGGTCAGCAGATCGTGCCCCTGCAGTTCCTCAAGAGCGTACTGCCCGAACCCGCCTCCCTCGGCGGTCGCACCAAGGGCCGCACCTGCATCGGCTGCAAGATGAAGGGCGTGAAGAACGGTGAAGTGAAGAACTACTTCATCTACAACATCTGCGACCACGAAGCCTGCTACGACGAAGTGGAATCGCAGGCCATCTCCTACACCACCGGTGTGCCTGCCATGATCGGTGCCATGATGATGGTCACCGGCGCATGGAAGGGCGCAGGCGTGTTCAACATGGAACAGCTCGACCCCGACCCGTTCATGGAGAAGCTCAATATCCATGGCCTGCCGTGGCTGGTTGTCGATCTCGACAAGAAGTAATCCCGCACGGGGGCCGGTCTCCGGCCCCCGTTTTTGGTAAGGCAATTTTTCGGGGAATTTTGGGTGGGTGTTTTTCGCCTGCGGCGTTGTTGAAGAGCGCCTCCTGCGGCCAAAGGGGGTAACCCCCTTTGGAAACCCTGACACGTACAAACCAGACCTCCGCGTCAGGAAGGTATGGCCTGGGGCACCCCAAAAAGTATATCATCTCCCCTTTTATAACCCCATTAAGACGGAAAGCTCGCCTCGCGTAAGCAGCTACATCGCTTACACGGGTGCAGGGGGATTATCCCCCTGCCGGGTACAGGGCAGCGCCCTGTCCGCCGGAGGCAGGCGAAGCCTATCCATCCACAAACAACTCTTACTCACATAAAAAACATGAAACTCCCCAACCTTGCTCAATTGCCCTCGCCCTGCTTTATTGTGGACGAGGCTCTGCTGGAACGGAACGTGCGCATTCTGGACACGGTGCAGCGTCGCACGGGTGCGAAGATTCTGCTGGCCCTGAAGGGCTTTGCAACCTTCAGCACGTTTCGTGTGTTGAACAATGTGCTGCACGGCACCTGCGCCAGTTCCCCGCACGAGGCACGCCTTGGCCGCGAGGAATTCGGCGGCGAGGTGCACGGCTTTGCCGCCGCGTATTCCGAGGATGACATGCGCGAAATGGTGGAGTTGTGCGACCACATCGTATTCAACTCCTTTGCGCAACTGGAACGCTTCCGCCCCATGGTGCAGGCGAACCCGCGGCATATTGAAATCGGCCTGCGCGTGAACCCGCAGCACAGCGAGGGCGCGGTGCCGATCTACGACCCGTGTTCCCCCGGATCGCGTCTGGGCATTCGCCGCCAGCATTTCAAGCCGGACCAGCTTGAAGGCGTTTCCGGCCTGCATTTTCACACCCTGTGTGAGCAGAATTCCGATGCGCTGGACAGAACGTTGGCAGCCGTGGAGGAACAGTTCGGCGAATTCCTGCATGGCATGAAGTGGCTGAACTTCGGCGGCGGGCATCACATAACCCGTGAAGATTATGACATCGACCGCCTCTGCCGCTGTATCGAACGCGCCCAGCAGCGCTATGACGTGCAGGTGTATCTGGAACCCGGTGAAGCCGTGGCCCTGCAGGCGGGCTATCTCGTCGGCACGGTGCTGGACATCATCGAGGCTGATATGCCCATCGCCATTCTGGACGCCTCAGCCGCCTGCCACATGCCAGACGTGCTGGAAATGCCCTACCGTCCCTTCATCATCGGTTCCGGCAAGCGCGACGAAAAGGCCCACAGCTACCGTTTTGCGGGCAAGTCCTGTCTGGCGGGCGACGTAATCGGTGAGTATTCGTTTGATGCGCCGCTGAAGACCGGCGACAAAGTGGTATTCACGGACATGGCCATTTATTCCATGGTGAAGACCAACACCTTCAACGGCCTGCAACTGCCTGCCATTGCCCGCTACCATTCCGAAAGGGACGAAGTGGAGGTGGTGCGCCAGTTCGGCTATCAGGATTTCAAGGTACGACTTTCCTAGAACGAAGAGGCAGGAAGGGTGGTCTGCAGAGATTGCCCTTCCGCCATGTCAGGCATAGGCTCGTCGGAGCGACCGATATTTCGCATGACAAAGTCGAAAACCTTGGCCACGGATTCGTCCCGGGTTTCCGCATCGGTATCCACAACGAGATGAGGGGTGACCGGCACATCATACGGAGCGTTGATACCGGTATAATTCTTGATGAGTCCGGCGCGGGCGCGGGCATAGTAGCCCTTCACGTCACGAGCCTCGCATACGGACAACGGGCAGGAGACATAGATTTCACGCAGATCCTCCCCCAGAATGGAACGGATGATCTCGCGGTCGGCTTCTCTCGGCGCAATGAAGGCGCACAGGCAAATTATGCCGCTCTCCGCAAAAAGTTTGCACACTTCGCTGATGCGGCGAATGTTCTCCTGCCGGTCTTCGGGCGAAAAACCGATATTGCAGCACAGCCCGTGACGTACGTTGTCACCGTCGAACACCACGGCCTGCATGCCCGCATCAAACAAGGCTTTTTCCACGGCATGTGCAATGGTGGACTTGCCGGAACCGGAGAGCCCCGTCAGCCAGAACACGCGGGCTGAGTGCCCGTTCCGCCGTTCTCGGTCGTTACGGGATACACTGCCGCGCTGCCTGATTATGTTGTGTCCGTTTGCTGCCATAGGGAATCTCCTGCCTGGAAATGACTGAGCCATGACGCTCATGCCACATCCTGCAGCATATATGCCACAAGCGGTGATGCATCCGGGACCAGCAAGATGCCACTATGTCAGAATGCAATCTGCGCCGAATCATACGAATGAACTCAACGGAGATTATCATGAACCGTTTTCTTGCTTCCGAACTTGAAGAGTCCACGCCTGAACAGTGTCTGTTTCAGGTTGTACCGGCCCCCTTTGAGGCCACCGTTTCCTATGGAGGGGGTACGGTGAACGGCCCTGCCGCCATCCTGGAAGCCTCCGACCAGCTGGAGGTGTGGGACGGTCTTTCAGACGCTTCCGAGCTGGGCATTCATACGCATCCGGCCATGGATTGTTCCGGCAATGCGGAAACGGTGCTGGAGCGCATTGAAGATGCCGTGACCAAGGCGGCCGAACACGGCATTCCCGTCATGCTGGGCGGCGAGCATACCGTCACGCTGGGTGCCCTGCGCGCCCTGCAAAAAAAATACGGAACATTCGGCGTGGTGCAGTTTGACGCTCATGCCGACCTGCGCGACAGCTACGATGGCAGCCCCTACAGCCACGCCTGTGTCATGCACCGTGCGCTGGATCTCGGCCTGCCCGTGTTCGGCATCGGTGTGCGAGCCCTCTGCAAGGAAGAGGTGGCCCTGCGCAAGGAAAAGAACCTTTCCTATCTGGACGCCCGCGACCTTGCCATGAACGGCATGCCTGAAAACCTGCTGCCTGCCGACTTTCCGCAAACAATTTACGTCACCTTCGACGTGGATGGCCTTGATCCGTCGGTCATCAGCGCCACCGGCACCCCTGTGCCCGGCGGCGTGCTCTGGTGGCAGGCCATAAAATTGCTGGAAAAGGCCATGGCAGGCCGAATGGTCATCGGCATGGACGTAGTGGAACTCGCCCCCAAGGAAGGCGATCACGCCTCCGACTTTGCCGCTGCTCAACTGACCTACAATCTTATGGGAATCGTGCAGCGTCTGGCGAAACGATAGCGACGGAAAAGCTCTGTATACTGCTCAAAAACAAAGGCCGGAAGCAAACGCTCCCGGCCTTTGTCTTGCCCAAAAAATCCTGTGAACCCAACCTCTACTCTTCCTCTTCCAGTCTGGAAAGCTTGGCCGCGCCAAACGCCTTGCGTGCTTCCCACACCTTCATGCCGATCTTGCGGCCCAAATCCTGCTGTCGGGCACGGATAAGCGCTTCGGCAGCTTCCTTGTCACCATGCTGCTTGAGCAAAGTGGCGGATTCCAGATCACGCAGATACTTTTCGCACTCCGCAATGACCCCGGAAAGATCGAGCGAGCTCAGTTCTTCCGGCACACGAACAGATTTTACCCTACGCGGCATGGCTCCTCTCCTTCCTTGATTTCCTTATGAAATACAGATTGTATACAAAAGGTCAACAGTCTGTATGTGAAAAGGAGATGCAGGAACTCATTTTTCTGACGCCACACCCAAGCACTGCTCAGGCGACACTGCCATATCAATAGCAAAGCGCCCGTTTGGGCGCTTTGCTTTCCCGATCCGACAACAGGGCACGCTGCCGGTATACCGGCAGGATCAATCTCGTTGCCTCACTGCATTCCGCCAGCGATTGGAGGGGGCACAGCACCCTTCTCCCATACGCTGCACTTTACGGATATACGCCCCATCATCCTTGTCCATAGCCATGGCACAAAGATAACGGGCCCGTTCCGCAGACCAGAACAACTCAGGACAACGATCGGTGTAGCCATGATGATGGATGGA is drawn from Desulfovibrio mangrovi and contains these coding sequences:
- the speB gene encoding agmatinase; protein product: MNRFLASELEESTPEQCLFQVVPAPFEATVSYGGGTVNGPAAILEASDQLEVWDGLSDASELGIHTHPAMDCSGNAETVLERIEDAVTKAAEHGIPVMLGGEHTVTLGALRALQKKYGTFGVVQFDAHADLRDSYDGSPYSHACVMHRALDLGLPVFGIGVRALCKEEVALRKEKNLSYLDARDLAMNGMPENLLPADFPQTIYVTFDVDGLDPSVISATGTPVPGGVLWWQAIKLLEKAMAGRMVIGMDVVELAPKEGDHASDFAAAQLTYNLMGIVQRLAKR
- the cysC gene encoding adenylyl-sulfate kinase yields the protein MAANGHNIIRQRGSVSRNDRERRNGHSARVFWLTGLSGSGKSTIAHAVEKALFDAGMQAVVFDGDNVRHGLCCNIGFSPEDRQENIRRISEVCKLFAESGIICLCAFIAPREADREIIRSILGEDLREIYVSCPLSVCEARDVKGYYARARAGLIKNYTGINAPYDVPVTPHLVVDTDAETRDESVAKVFDFVMRNIGRSDEPMPDMAEGQSLQTTLPASSF
- a CDS encoding saccharopine dehydrogenase family protein gives rise to the protein MAKVLIIGAGGVGGVCVHKCAQVSEVFTDIVLASRTLSKCDAIAASVKRKTGRTITTAQVDADNVPELVQLINAHKPDIVVNLALPYQDLTIMDACLETGVPYLDTANYEPLDEAKFEYKWQWAYQDRFKDAGLMALLGSGFDPGVTNVYCAYAMKHLFDEMHELDIIDCNAGDHGHPFATNFNPEINIREVTARGRYWERGEWVETDPLSWSMMYNFPEGIGPKKCFLMYHEELESLVMNIKGLKRARFWMTFSDNYLNHLRVLENIGMTGIEPVEHNGQQIVPLQFLKSVLPEPASLGGRTKGRTCIGCKMKGVKNGEVKNYFIYNICDHEACYDEVESQAISYTTGVPAMIGAMMMVTGAWKGAGVFNMEQLDPDPFMEKLNIHGLPWLVVDLDKK
- the nspC gene encoding carboxynorspermidine decarboxylase, with amino-acid sequence MKLPNLAQLPSPCFIVDEALLERNVRILDTVQRRTGAKILLALKGFATFSTFRVLNNVLHGTCASSPHEARLGREEFGGEVHGFAAAYSEDDMREMVELCDHIVFNSFAQLERFRPMVQANPRHIEIGLRVNPQHSEGAVPIYDPCSPGSRLGIRRQHFKPDQLEGVSGLHFHTLCEQNSDALDRTLAAVEEQFGEFLHGMKWLNFGGGHHITREDYDIDRLCRCIERAQQRYDVQVYLEPGEAVALQAGYLVGTVLDIIEADMPIAILDASAACHMPDVLEMPYRPFIIGSGKRDEKAHSYRFAGKSCLAGDVIGEYSFDAPLKTGDKVVFTDMAIYSMVKTNTFNGLQLPAIARYHSERDEVEVVRQFGYQDFKVRLS
- the speA gene encoding biosynthetic arginine decarboxylase, whose amino-acid sequence is MAKQKALTQWSIEDSAELYGIRNWGAGYFDVTSDGDVAVHPFGSGSNVAVSIPELIRGLKERGLDLPVLLRIENILDSQISTLHESFRKAIATLGFKGEYRGIFPIKVNQQQQVLEEIANFGSRYHHGLEVGSKAELIAAISQMRDYEACLVCNGYKDEEFIDLGLHAMRMGFNCIFVLEMPWELSSILSRAEQLGVDPQIGVRVKLAAKGSGHWAESGGERSSFGLSLSQIMDVVDTLRGMDKLHCLKLLHYHLGSQIPNIRDIRTAVQEASRVYAELVAEGAAMGYIDLGGGLAVDYDGSHTNYVSSRNYTLDEYCTDIVEAVMTTLDARGMPHPHIITESGRATVAYYSALLFNILDVSTVEDGRIPETMPADLPEPIKNLFEAHKSLSLRNVQECYNDALYYRDETRRMFLDGRVTLRERTLGDNLFWGIIKGVAALKDQLKHIPKDMEEIDVALADIYYANFSVFQSLPDAWAIDQLFPIMPVHRLNELPSRQAIISDITCDSDGKIDQFIDPQGKKRVLDLHPMNNGDDYYLGAFLVGAYQETLGDLHNLFGDTNVVSVRVYPDGSYEFVREIQGDTVAELLEYVEYEPRRIMEDLRSLAEQAVRSGRITPAERFSILQAFELGLRGYTYFES